The Eriocheir sinensis breed Jianghai 21 chromosome 49, ASM2467909v1, whole genome shotgun sequence genome has a segment encoding these proteins:
- the LOC126981941 gene encoding transmembrane protein 208-like, translating into MKAPKGKQGTKGTKQIMQENTDTLAFYRNMILGSAAVYFGVGMIFFTAFPMLDLTLVVLAGIVFAACYHFMSSMATPKLGSDGAILDEGCDLNIEGGIAEHVKDLVILTSGTVVLGTISSYFWLLWLLAPFRGAQMLWTNILGPWFFQEAPDAEPEERVLDKKQRKLERRMKYR; encoded by the exons ATGAAG GCTCCAAAGGGGAAGCAAGGGACGAAGGGCACCAAGCAGATCATGCAGGAGAACACGGACACGCTTGCCTTCTACCGCAACATGATCCTGGGCTCGGCCGCCGTGTACTTTGGGGTCGGCATGATTTTCTTCACCGCCTTCCCCATGCTGGACTTG ACGCTGGTGGTGCTGGCGGGCATCGTCTTTGCCGCCTGCTACCACTTCATGTCCTCGATGGCCACCCCTAAGCTAGGCAGCGACGGCGCCATCCTGGACGAAGGCTGTGACTTGAACATCGAGGGCGGCATTGCAGA GCACGTGAAAGACCTGGTGATCCTGACCTCCGGAACCGTTGTCTTGGGCACCATCTCCTCGTACTTCTGGCTGCTGTGGCTGCTG gcTCCGTTCCGCGGCGCCCAGATGCTGTGGACCAACATCCTGGGGCCGTGGTTCTTCCAGGAGGCGCCGGACGCCGAGCCTGAGGAGCGCGTGCTGGACAAGAAGCAGAGGAAGCTGGAGCGGAGGATGAAGTACCGCTAG